One Carya illinoinensis cultivar Pawnee chromosome 5, C.illinoinensisPawnee_v1, whole genome shotgun sequence genomic window, CGGCACCTTTACTAGTAACTTTTTCTGATTAAATTTTGAGTTGCTCATACTGatgctttcattttaatttccAAATGCCTAGGAAAATCTCATATTAATCAAAGCTTATTTGTAGATATAAGAAATCTAATCCTCAAAGGACAAATAGAGTGAAATTTTGTCTGATCATTCTTTGCATTATAAAACATCTGCTTTCTTATATTCCACTTTTTACTTAGTAAAATTTAATCAATCTTTGTCAGATAATcctatgttttgttttaaacaaCGCATTATTGAGATGGTatgcttgtttttgtttttttttgaataagtattttttttatttttttactttttaattttttttttttttttaaaaaaacatatggcTCTGTCATTCCATCGGTTTTTAatgttctttaaattttttaaaacctAATCCAACGTTTGGTTAACTTACAGATTGCTTTGGAAGGGTAATTGGTTCATACAAGAGAAGAGCTGTAAGATACTTGCTTTAATAGTAAGGTAGTTTAAATCCGATCCAGCTGAAAATTGAAGTGAAAAGTTTCTGAAGTTAATCAAGTGATTCTTGTATGGATTACTGTttcattaacttttttttttttttttttttttttttgtgattataGTGCCAGGTCAAAAACCCAGGATGGCATAATTGCTAATGGGGAAGCCtcaaactcaaagaaaaaatcaACTACTATTGACAATGTGTTGGAAGGATTGATAGATTGGCTTTGTGTACAGGTATCATACATTTTTGGACTGGGGGAATGGGATCAGTGTCTAGTTCACACTTGATGGCAGGATATACTCAGCATCATGTTAGTTGTTGTTTCTGTTGTATTGATGTACCCTTGAGACTTCCAGTGCCTCCTTAGACttcacatttaaatattttccctGGCTTTCATAAAAACAACCATGGTTAATTATGATTtactatgtatatatacacacactttatcgataaaaaaaatatgtacacacacataaatagtaaaattaaaagataatattctTAGACTGGAAATTCCTCGAGGAATTTATTTGCATACTTGAGGAATTTTTCCAATTTAAAATTCCTCGAGCATGCAGGTTCTATACAGGAGGCCCTGCTAAAAGTTGCAATCCATCAAGTTCAATAATTTGGAAATAAGagttcaaaaatgaaaaaggaagaTGGAACTGCCAAAACTGTCATCTATTCATACATTGACCTTAAGAGTACAAATTTATGAACTTCCACAGAGAGCCCCAGTCCATTGAAAGACTggctgtttattttttttcgtgCCGACTAATCCACATAATGCAAAAGGTGAGTGGGATATTGTCTTTAATTGTCAGACTGTAATAAGCTGTCAACAATTGAATATTCTGAGGTGGATTTTGTTCCCTGAGCAGTCAAAGATGGGTTACAAGATAATATTTAGTTGCTTCCTTGACAAAGAACTTATCAAGCTGCTACATGATGTAACCCCGAGGGGTAGCTCAATTGgtcaggccttgggtttgctccccaatggtcactagttcgagtcccctcaggGCCACTGGAGGATTTACCTGGTCGTTAACTTTAGGGCCccttgggattagtcgaggtgcacgtaagctggcccggacacccaaggttataaaaaaaaaatgttgatgtAAAGAGGCCTTTTTAGCGGAATGAAATGATCATTGGAATGGGATCATTCTTCATACTTGATTTGGTGTTGATTGATATCTAGCTTGACTTGCGtatataaatttacaatatttttgttttgtataaGTCAGTATGTACATAAAtctatcaaaatattaaaaatagttttatttgtGTCTTTGGAAATTTTTTGTACTAGTGGTCAATCAAAGTCTTCATTTTTGTTCTCATGTGTCATTTGGCCTGGAACTAGAAAGGTCCTGAATTCCTCCTCATTGAGCCTTTTTATTTATACTGaagcaataaaaaagaaaatcaagttgCACACTTGACTAGTTAGtgcaaccataaaaaaaaaaaaaaaaaaaaaaaaaaaaaaaaaaaaaaaaaaaaaaaaaaaaggtcagcACTATCCACTTGAAGTTAATTATTGCCTGCCATCAACATTTATGCAGAAGTACCATCTGAAATACATAAATGATCCTTTACCCAAAAGAAATCCATATCACTACATCAGAAGTTCTTTGAAAAGACTGTACCAAGGATAGCATAACACTACATATATCAACTAGTCAGATTTTCTTGATTGCTTTTTATATTCTAATACTTTCTTAAGCTAGATATGTAGATACATGCACTTACGTCCAAATAAACAGTGATTGATTCTAGGTATGGGGTACttggggggggagggggagcaTTCTTTGGTGGCACAAGCAGCCTATTGGGGCTGTGGAAGAACATTAGACAGGGACGGGGTATTTTCTCTTTATATTTGTGGTGGGGATGGATCCAGGATCAGATTCTGGTGTGACCTTGGTGTGGTGATAGGGCCCTCAAGGACACCTTTTCTGCTATCTATAAGATTGCCGGTGGCCAAGAGGTGCCAATGGCCGAGTTATTCGAGATTTCAGTGATTCTCTTCAGTATAATGTCAATTTCCTTAACGTCGGGTGATCATcgcagattggtgttgcatgtgtaggaaGGGGGGTGAATCTGTGGACCATCTATTACTACACTGTGAGATAGCGCGAGGGttatggaatgagatttttggtagaGTTGACTTGGTGTGGGTTATGCCTGAGACAGTGGTGGAGGTTGTGGCCAGCTAGACAAACTTGAGAGGTATTCCACAGATTAAagcggtgtggaagatgatccctatatgcATCATTTGGTGTTTGTGGCAAGAGCACAATGATCGGGCGCTCGAGAACAaaagagagatcgatggaggaattgAAAGCTTTCTTTactagaactctttgtacttgggccattgctgttgactttaatggcctagattttcattattttcttatgtCCTTTGCCCCTACTTAGCTAGGGCAAACTTTACATTGTACcaggcttttgcctattctttgaaTACAATATatgtacttaaaaaaaaaaaagaacgtcAATTTCCTTAAGGTGGCCCATGATTGGGAGGTTGGTAGTATTTTAAATTTCTTCAACTTATTGTATTCCATGGGATTAGGAAATCAAGAGGTAGGTAGAATGTGGTGAGCTACCTATAAGAAAGGGAAATTTGCAGTTTGGTCTTTCTATAGGATGCTCATGAATTAGGATTGTGATCATTTttcttggaagagcatttggaggactAAGGTGCCTTTAAAGGTTGCTTTCTTTGTATGCACAGCTTTTTGAGGAAGTTTTAATTATGGACTACCTATGGAAACGTTGAGTCATTGTTATTAACTGGTATTGCATGTGTAGAAAAAGTGGTGAAATGGTGGATCATTTGCTACTTCACTGTGAGGTTGCCAGGGCCCTGTGGGATGAGTTCTTTGGAAGAGTTGGtttgcttgggttatgcctgcgAAGGTACAGTTGGAGAAGTCTTCATGGTATTCTGCAAATTGCAGCAATTTGAAAGATGGTTTCCGTATGCCTTCCATGGTGCATTTGTAGGGAAAGAAACAACTAGAGCTTCAAAGATAGGAAGCACTCCAGTTGCCTATATACTTGGACTATATCTATTCCCCTATTAgtattaagaaaatttttacttaaaagcAGTCCAAATAAACTTATACAGAAAAATTCTTACATTATGATGTGAATTTAATTAAACTGAGGAGATGAAATTCCAAATAAAACAGTGAAATTTCTGGGAATTATACAGGCATGTTGAATGGCATGAGGTCTTGACATGTAACTTAGGTAAACAACTCCATCAAACATCCCAAATATTTTTATGAACAGACCTAAGCATTTATAATGAGAAATGATTAAATTCTTGATTTAGTGATACCCATTAGAACAGCTGAAACACATCAAAATGTAAATATAAAGGTAAAACTAGCAGACGTCTCATTTGCAAGAAATATTTTTCATGTGATTTATTCTTCTCTAACTGATCCTGCATTTTATTCAGTTATGGTTCTAATGCCAGTTTAAGTTGGATGATACTAATTATCACCCAGTCCTAATGCTGTTTTTATACACAGCTGAGGAAGCCTTCCCATCCTAGTGGCGCTGTCCCTATTGCCATCAGTTGCCTTGCTACATTACTTAAGGAACCTGTGGTCAGATCCTTGTTTGTTCGAGCAGATGGGATTAAGTTGCTCATTCCTTTAATTGCTCCAGCATCCACTCAGCAATCAATTCAGGTAACTTTTGGATGGCAATTACTATTTTGTTTTCAACCAAACTGTTGCCTTGCACTCCTAGCTGTCATGCAGGGTTGGAGTAGAAAATTGGGAGTTTAGTTTATTTGTTCATCCAAACACTATAATAATCTTTTATAGTCCTGAAATTTCTGCTGCTTATCTTTGTTACAGCTCCTGTACGAAACCTGTCTTTGTGTTTGGCTTTTGTCATACTATGAACCTGCAGTTGAGTACATGGCTACTTCAAGGACCTTGCCACGACTAATAGAGGTTGTTAAGAGTTCCACAAAAGAGAAGGTTAGTTTTCAGTCTGCATTCAGTATCCCCCccccacaaaacaaacaaaaatatgcaTGCTGTAACAGTTTACTTTTATCCTAGTTTCCTATCTTGGCCTTTATCATAGTCATGACGGAACAACATGCAAACTTTCGCATCGTGGAAGCAGATTTAATGCTTGTAAAGTTAGCTTCTAGTTATGCTTATCTACTAATGAAAAAGAATGCTATATATCTGACATTAATGTGTTTGGGCACTCCAATTCTTGCTAGGTTGTCAGAGTGGTTGTCTTGACCTTTAGGAACTTGCTTTGGAAAGAGACATTTGGTGCTCAAATGGTAGACCTTGGACTGCCGCAAATTGTGCAAAGCTTGAAAGTACAAGCATGGAGTGATGAGGTGAGAGAATTAGAaggttatatatttaaatttgcttattggtttttatgaatttttagtaAATTCAATAGCATGGAGCCATAGGGCAATCCTTGAAGGTGTTGGTGATTGTGAGCCTATGTCACGTGTGCATCTGTGTTACTCTTTTGGCAGTGCTCTTCTTTTAATCAGTACATTTGTATGAAGAATTTATTTCACATTTAGCAATGCAATATATAGTCCATAtattgatgttgatgatgactAAAGCTTGTAAGAGCTGTATATTTACCTAGACCTAGCTCTGATACCCTGCAGTTGGTTttatctctcccttttttttttcctctttttctcaaTAAGGTTTTAGCCATACTACTCTGTCTGCTCGTGTTGTTGATAGGTTAATTCTTTTGTCAAACATTTGAACAGTGATATTCATCATGCTCTTCTGAACCTGCATCTTCTTGGTGTGTCATTGACTTTGTTGCACAAGCTTCATTGAATCACTCTTCTTTGTTGGTACAGTCATTGGTTGTTGTCACACAGAACTATGCGAGTTTTCagagttttttgtttgtttgttttttcatttcacTTGCCAAATATGTTACATTTAGTGCCTTACAGTTGCATGCATTTTCTCGTTGGATCTATTCTCATGTTACTCTTTACACTTGGACATCCTcacttttattcttttattggCACCTGGTGTCCGAGAACAAAGTTTCGACTAATTCCCGAGGGTGCAAAGGCCCTTAGCAAGGAGTTTTCCACAAGAACAcattgggtaattcaaggggaagttCCCCTAGTCCGATgcctctaaaaattatttgcacccaagaggatttgaaccttagacttggagGAAGCACACCGCCAAGACCAagacctttaccacttgagccaacgcCTAAAGGTTATTTTCACTTTTATCTTTGCTACAGCCAcagagattatacaaaagtaatccCACAAATTGATGTGGCTTCATGTGATcaattagatctactttacaataaaattaactttataatctgatgaACCACATCAAGCCATATCattttgtgagattatttttgtgtaatccctTTGTGGTTAAAACATTTCTCCTTTTATTATGATTTCtcagttttgaaatttgtttttctcaATGCTTCTTATCCTAATAGGAGTTGGGGATTTGAAAAGATGTGCTATTGAGTTCCATCAAAAAGACAATTGTTTGAGGTGAAATCATTTTACCAAGTTTCCTTCCTAAAAATGACCCATGTTTCCATTGGAAGAGAATTTGGAGGACTTAGAATTCTTTGAGGGTGTCATTTTTCATGTGGATTGCATCTTTAGGGAAAATTCTCATTAGAGACTACCTCTGCAAGCATCATAACCGTCATGCCATTTTGATATATTGGTGTTGTGTATCCAAAAGAAATGGAGAAACTGCAGATCACCTCATTCATTGTGATATTGCAAGAGGTTTGTGGTGTTTGGTCTTTAAGATGTATGGAGTATAATGGGTTATGCCTAGACAGGGTGGTGGAGGCCTTTGGCATGTTGGAAAAGCAGGTTTAGTTGGAATGTTGGAGTGAGATTTCTTGTTTACCATTTTGCATTTGGAAAGAATTTAATGCCAAAAGTTTTGAGGACTGAGAAGATAAGAGTTGCACTTTACaactttgttttcttaaatttattatttgaatgtTATTATCTTTATGCCCTCATTGATGTTCCTTAATTTTCTCGATTTCTCTGTTATTTTCCTTATCTTTGGCTTCTATTGgatctgttttatttttgtgcTGCCAAGTTTTTGCAAGACCTGCGAACCCAACACAAACTTGAGAACATATAATAGGGTTAGGGTTCAAGTCATGTCAGGTCAACTTGCTGTTTACTGGTTGGCTGAGTGACCCAATTAGCCCAAAAATGAAAGGTCATTCGGGTCACAGATCACATTTTTTGCTAGAATTCAGttttatattgaaaatgttgCACTCATTATTATTCTTTACTTAAAGTCTTTGCTTTGTTATCCAGTAGTAGGAATGATCAAAtgtttgtgaatatttttttcctttttcattcttttcattttttattcttttggttCAAACGGCTCTTGTCGGGTAATAAAAATGTGTCAAATGGGTTGTGTTGGGCCAACCCTTGAAACAAGCGTACCAAGGTGATTGACCTGTTTAATTATTCGTGTCGACAAAAAATGACACAACCCAACATGAACCCAACCCaacttttgaatttattatttgagtggttttatttttctccatCGCTGAAGTTTCTAATTTTCTAGATGTTTGTGATCTTTATCCTTATCTTTGACTTCTGTCGGATCTGTTGTGTTGTATACTTCCTAGGTACTTCAATGGTGCCCCTTGCATATTCaagatatttgttttatatattaaataaaataatgctttctcaaaaaaaaaaaagaagctttcCCAACATTTTTTACGTATAATTAATGTTGGGTTGCCACCATGCTGAAGATCAAGATTTGATTTGAGTCTACAGctttaataaaattctctaaTATAATGGTATTTGATAATAGAAGAGTAAAATTGTACTCACTCAATTATATACTTCCAGCTTTAATGGTATAAATCAAAATACAGGGATCGGCCTTTTGCCACAAAAATATGAACTTCTGGATGCTACCACATTTAGGTGTAAAAATATGGGAAATCTTAATTATGATGTCTCTGCTGCCAATGTGGTAACTCCATTGGATGATCCAAATTTTTTATGCTAAGTTACTGGGTTGGATACCGATGGTTATTTTCTGCCTTTTGCATTTGCTGCACTACTGCAAAACTTGATTACAATTGCTATCAACTAGGCAGTTGATTTTTTCCCCTTTAGttatattctgaatttattgtgCTGTGGGTTCTGCTATTATCTTACATCTTGCTGTCTGATGCAAAATCATGACATGAGTCCATGATTTCTTAATCTGGGTCAACTCATTTGCATAGAGTTGATCACGATTGGTAGGATAATGTTTTCTGTGGGCCTTTTTCCTCTAATTTATATCAATTGTTTCAAAGGATCTGTTGGAGGCTCTGAATCAACTGGATGAAGGGCTGAAGGAAAACATTAAGAAATTGAGTTCTTTCGATTTGTACAAGCAAGAAGTCCTCCTTGGTCAACTTGACTGGTCTCCTATGCACAAAGATCCCTCATTTTGGCGTGATAATGTGACGAGATTTGAAGATAATGATTTCCAGGTACTTTTTGACACCCCTTACACCATTCCTTACTCTCTGCTGCAACTCTTCCAAAAGAAGCCTATCAGTGGTTACCTATTTTGTTTCCTATATTTTGTTTGTTGGTATATTTTGTAATGGGGtatccaatatattttaatttaactagTTAAACTTACCAATGGGTCTACTAAAATTGAAGCAGAACCTGTGTCTTGTCCCAACATCTGCAGGTTGATATGTTGAACACGCCTGTGTGCACACATACCACTTTTATGGATAATTTTTGCTTTCCTTTTTAGAATTTCTgcacaattaaataaaaaaatagtaatttttaaatttgattataGTTAGTATTTTAATGAGTTCTGACACTCAACCTGGTTGTTTTGGCAAATGAGTCTACAGAAAGTTGTCCCTCTTCTATGAATTGGTGAAACAATTTTGGTAAATGCCTTCAGTGAAAGCATGAAGTTGTATAATGTCACAACCTTGGGGAGCATTATTCGCTGTACCCAACATGGGTCCTAATGAGACATTAGAGATTTAAGTGGGGAGGATTATGATACTTCAAATTGAATTGGATTGGAGTTGATTGAAATTGTGATGGCACTGTATGGAAATGAACTATATAAGTGATAATAGGGAGCCTCAATAGTGATCAATCCTTTTGGGGAATACTATTTCTCTTAGTTTGACAACTCCCCAAtagtattacaaaatttttgtgactattaatatatgattttctGTTACAGATTTTGAGGGTCCTCGTTACAATTTTGGATACATCCAGTGATCCAAGGGCTCTAGCTGTTGCTTGCTTTGATCTCTCACAGTTCATCCAGCATCATCCTGCTGGGCGGATCATTGTGATGGACCTCAAGGCAAAGGAAAGGGTGATGAAACTGATGAACCATGAGAATGCGGAGGTTACCAAGAATGCCCTACTCTGCATTCAAAGGCTTTTTCTGGGTGCCAAGTATGCAAGCTTTTTGCAGGTTTAGTTAAATTTCTGTGAACAATAATGGAGTATGTTTTTATGTGCCCATGTACCGTGTCTCCTGTCTCCCCTCTCATATATGCTTCATCTCTTATCGTTTGAGTAACTTATCATCTAGGGCTCTTCTCTTGTCAGAATTTTGGgttgtggaagagtttgaaGATTCAATTTGTTCTACTGAATAGTGGAATAATATTTGTGCAGTTGAGATATTAAATAAATCTTTTGTTATCTTGTTTCACTCTCCTTTATGCATGCATTTATCTTTCTGGCTAGTTTGCAAGTTTCAATTGGTTGATAGGTTAAGCCGAGCTTATCAAAGCTTGGCTGACCTAGTTTTGAGTGCTCGCTCTTAGCCCTATTATTGAGACTGTATTGACATGAATGACAAAGATACAGAAGAGAGGGGAGGGTGTCTGTCTCTCTGATGTTCTCGATTTGGTTGGGCAAAGGAGTTGAAATTATTTGAAGCTAGACGAAGAAGTAGCTGAGATTTTATTACAAAGTTTTTAGTAATAATGTTAGCTGGCCTATTTTATTACTCTGAGTTCTTATCTTTTAACTTTCTCTACAACTACGAGTagtaataataacaataatatttaaaaaaaaaaaaaaaaaaaaaaaaaaaaaggcaacaaACTCTGAAACTGCATTTATACCCCTTCAATAAcacaagaagaaaaaggaagtgttata contains:
- the LOC122309855 gene encoding V-type proton ATPase subunit H; protein product: MISNSGSMEHAELTTEQVLKRDIPWETYMTTKLITGTCLQLLRRYDNKSESYRAQLLDDDGPAYVRVFVSILRDIFKEETVEYVLALIDEMLTANPKRARLFHDNSLANEDTYEPFLRLLWKGNWFIQEKSCKILALIVSARSKTQDGIIANGEASNSKKKSTTIDNVLEGLIDWLCVQLRKPSHPSGAVPIAISCLATLLKEPVVRSLFVRADGIKLLIPLIAPASTQQSIQLLYETCLCVWLLSYYEPAVEYMATSRTLPRLIEVVKSSTKEKVVRVVVLTFRNLLWKETFGAQMVDLGLPQIVQSLKVQAWSDEDLLEALNQLDEGLKENIKKLSSFDLYKQEVLLGQLDWSPMHKDPSFWRDNVTRFEDNDFQILRVLVTILDTSSDPRALAVACFDLSQFIQHHPAGRIIVMDLKAKERVMKLMNHENAEVTKNALLCIQRLFLGAKYASFLQV